Proteins encoded in a region of the Orcinus orca chromosome 8, mOrcOrc1.1, whole genome shotgun sequence genome:
- the NDUFC2 gene encoding NADH dehydrogenase [ubiquinone] 1 subunit C2, with product MMNGRPGRVPLQFLPNEARSLPPPKLTDPRLFYVGFLGYCSGLIDNAIRRRPVASAGLHRQLLYVTSFIFVGYYLLKRQDCMCALRDHDMFAYEKSHPEDFPEKDKKTYSKILEEFYPVR from the exons ATGATGAACGGCCGGCCGGGCCGAGTGCCCTTACAGTTCCTGCCGAATGAGGCCCGGAGCCTGCCGCCGCCCAAGCTAACCGACCCACGGCTCTTCTACGTCGGCTTCTTGGGTTACTGCTCCGGCCTGATTGATAACGCGATCCGGCGGCGGCCGGTGGCGTCGGCCG GTTTGCATCGCCAGCTTCTATATGttacttcctttatttttgttggatattatcttttaaaacgTCAAGACTGTATGTGTGCTCTGAGGGACCATGATATGTTTGCATATGAAAAGTCACATCCAGAGGATTTTCCTGAAAAAG ataagaaaacttacAGTAAAATTCTTGAAGAATTCTATCCAGTGCGTTGA